From the genome of Candidatus Methylomirabilota bacterium, one region includes:
- a CDS encoding carboxypeptidase regulatory-like domain-containing protein — translation MLILGLGLVPGGAGAAYEEVVVKDGGMLAGAVRFAGTPPRLEPIRVNKNREVCGEVKESEALVVGGADRGVRGSVVLIEGVGRGKKPSGGVVVDNHQCRFVPHVAATMVGERTRVKNSDPILHNTHGFHAGTAGSSGKLTVFNLALPNAGQVIEITRKLVKPGPVRVLCDAHTHMFGWLYVHDSPYFAVTDERGAFRIDGVPPGRYRVTMWHEGFRPQGVDKDGRPVYDEARTVTKEVTIAPNATAMVEFELR, via the coding sequence GTGCTCATTCTGGGGCTTGGCCTCGTCCCGGGGGGGGCGGGGGCGGCGTACGAGGAGGTCGTGGTGAAGGACGGCGGCATGCTCGCCGGCGCCGTGAGGTTCGCCGGCACGCCGCCCAGGCTCGAGCCCATCCGCGTGAACAAGAACCGCGAGGTCTGCGGCGAGGTCAAGGAGTCGGAGGCGCTGGTGGTGGGCGGCGCTGATCGCGGAGTGCGCGGCAGCGTGGTCCTCATCGAGGGCGTCGGGCGGGGCAAGAAGCCGAGCGGCGGCGTGGTGGTCGACAACCACCAGTGCCGGTTCGTGCCCCATGTGGCCGCGACCATGGTCGGCGAGCGCACGCGTGTGAAGAACTCCGATCCGATCCTGCACAACACCCACGGGTTTCACGCCGGCACCGCGGGCTCGTCCGGCAAGCTGACGGTCTTCAACCTGGCCCTCCCCAACGCCGGCCAGGTCATCGAGATCACCAGGAAGCTCGTCAAGCCCGGTCCCGTCCGCGTGCTGTGCGACGCCCACACGCACATGTTCGGCTGGCTCTACGTCCACGACAGCCCCTACTTCGCCGTCACCGACGAGCGGGGCGCGTTCCGCATCGACGGGGTGCCGCCGGGCCGGTACCGGGTCACCATGTGGCACGAGGGGTTCCGCCCCCAGGGTGTCGACAAGGACGGGCGTCCCGTCTACGACGAGGCGCGGACGGTCACGAAAGAGGTCACGATCGCGCCCAACGCCACGGCGATGGTCGAGTTCGAGCTGCGCTGA
- a CDS encoding cytochrome c oxidase subunit 3, whose amino-acid sequence MTRVLEAPPRRRPSRANGRTPPPPPPPGGGDGPDGGPARRRAALDNVVLATIFFIGAEVMFFTGLIFSSWVLRLAAPVWPPPLQPRLPLGVTGVNTLVLLASSVAMVAAGRALNAGDRGLAVRRLATAAGLGGLFLLVQGYEWVRLIRFGLTVSSGAYGATFYTLIGTHAVHVLGALVWLAVTLLLTARGRFADGGTAPFRACALFWHFVVALWPILYLSVYLL is encoded by the coding sequence GTGACGCGCGTCCTCGAGGCGCCGCCTCGGCGTCGGCCGTCGCGCGCGAACGGTCGGACGCCCCCCCCGCCCCCGCCCCCGGGGGGAGGCGACGGGCCCGACGGCGGTCCCGCGCGGCGGCGGGCCGCGCTCGACAACGTGGTCCTGGCGACGATCTTCTTCATCGGTGCAGAGGTCATGTTCTTCACTGGCCTCATCTTCTCCTCCTGGGTCCTGCGCCTGGCCGCGCCCGTCTGGCCGCCGCCGCTACAGCCGCGGCTGCCGCTGGGGGTGACCGGCGTGAACACGCTCGTGCTGCTGGCCTCGAGCGTGGCCATGGTCGCCGCCGGCCGCGCGCTGAACGCGGGCGACCGCGGGCTGGCCGTCCGGCGCCTGGCCACCGCCGCCGGTCTCGGCGGCCTGTTCCTCCTGGTCCAGGGCTACGAGTGGGTCCGCCTCATCCGGTTCGGGCTGACCGTGTCCTCCGGCGCCTACGGCGCCACGTTCTACACGCTCATCGGCACCCACGCCGTGCACGTGTTGGGGGCGCTGGTCTGGCTGGCCGTCACGCTGCTGCTGACTGCGCGCGGGCGGTTCGCCGACGGCGGCACCGCGCCGTTCCGGGCCTGTGCGCTGTTCTGGCACTTCGTCGTCGCCCTCTGGCCGATCCTCTACCTGTCGGTGTACCTGCTGTGA
- a CDS encoding DUF983 domain-containing protein: MPVEDQRARAARAVRRALRLRCPRCGETPLFRGWFAMARECRFCGLRFERAQGYFVGAIYINYAVTTVIAVGGYFVLWSRAGISTAAQFAIWVPFLVVFPLWFFRYSRSLWLALEYFVNPEQ; encoded by the coding sequence ATGCCCGTCGAAGACCAGCGGGCCCGGGCCGCCCGCGCCGTCCGGCGGGCCTTGCGCCTGCGGTGCCCCCGCTGCGGGGAGACACCACTGTTCCGGGGCTGGTTCGCCATGGCGCGCGAGTGCCGGTTCTGCGGGCTCCGCTTCGAGCGCGCCCAGGGGTACTTCGTGGGCGCGATCTACATCAACTACGCGGTCACGACGGTGATCGCCGTCGGCGGGTACTTCGTACTCTGGTCGCGGGCCGGGATCTCGACGGCGGCGCAGTTCGCGATCTGGGTCCCCTTCCTCGTCGTCTTTCCGCTCTGGTTCTTCCGCTACAGCCGCAGCCTCTGGCTGGCGCTCGAGTACTTCGTGAACCCCGAGCAATAG
- a CDS encoding cytochrome C oxidase subunit IV family protein, translating into MAATAEHKHPNYMAVFWYLAALTVIELAVIFLPLAKLTIGVLLVALALGKAALVAMYFMHLRFETRTLGLIAITPLVIATLLVFVVLPDGFAVDHKTAVKKPAAHAPAKH; encoded by the coding sequence ATGGCGGCCACGGCGGAACACAAGCATCCGAACTACATGGCGGTCTTCTGGTACCTGGCGGCGTTGACGGTGATCGAGCTGGCGGTCATCTTCCTGCCGCTGGCCAAGCTCACGATCGGCGTGCTCCTGGTGGCGCTGGCGCTGGGCAAGGCGGCGCTGGTGGCGATGTACTTCATGCATCTGAGATTCGAGACCCGGACGCTCGGACTCATCGCCATCACGCCCCTCGTCATCGCCACGCTGCTGGTCTTCGTCGTGCTCCCCGACGGCTTCGCCGTCGACCACAAGACCGCTGTCAAGAAGCCGGCGGCGCACGCGCCCGCCAAGCACTGA
- a CDS encoding cytochrome c oxidase subunit 3 produces MTPAAASVHSAVEPAETPLTPESWGKLGMWIFLAGDAVGFGVLLASYGLMRATSLDWPIPFDVLGINLTAFMTFLLICSSVTMVKALEWLGKGDRIRCRWFLFYTALGGAIFVSLQAYEWSKLIREGLHINGNPWGASLFGASFFIVTGFHGLHVTGGVIYLLSIIRYVTNRPDPAASYNAVEITGLYWHFVDLVWIMVFTFMYLL; encoded by the coding sequence ATGACTCCAGCAGCGGCCTCTGTGCACTCGGCGGTGGAACCGGCCGAGACCCCGCTCACTCCGGAGAGCTGGGGCAAGCTCGGGATGTGGATCTTCCTGGCGGGTGACGCCGTGGGGTTCGGCGTGCTGCTCGCCTCCTACGGCCTCATGCGGGCGACGAGCCTCGACTGGCCCATCCCCTTCGACGTCCTGGGCATCAACCTCACGGCCTTCATGACCTTCCTCCTCATCTGCTCGAGCGTGACGATGGTGAAGGCGCTCGAGTGGCTGGGCAAGGGCGATCGGATCCGGTGCCGGTGGTTCCTCTTCTACACCGCGCTGGGCGGGGCCATCTTCGTGAGCCTGCAGGCCTACGAGTGGTCGAAGCTGATCCGGGAGGGGCTGCACATCAACGGCAATCCCTGGGGCGCGAGCCTCTTCGGCGCCTCCTTCTTCATCGTCACCGGCTTCCATGGCCTGCACGTGACCGGAGGCGTCATCTATCTGCTCTCCATCATCCGCTACGTGACGAACCGTCCGGACCCGGCGGCCAGTTACAACGCGGTGGAGATCACTGGCCTGTACTGGCACTTCGTCGACCTGGTCTGGATCATGGTCTTCACCTTCATGTACCTGCTGTAG